ctGCCTGTCAGGAGGCTGGGAGTCCATGTGCATATCTGGGGTCCATGTACCTGCCTGGGAGGCTGGGGGCCATGTACCTGAGGGTGTAGGTGGAGTGGGGGCTCTGTTTGCCCACCTTGGTGAACAAGGAAATTGGAGGCTCTGGGTGCTAGAGGAATcctgggtgggagggggtggctcCATGTGCCCACCTGAGGACCTGGGTGAGAGTGGGAACTGAGGCCAGAAGATAGGGGAGCCAAATTAAGATGAAGGGGAAGAGACTGAGCAAGAATGAGATTCCCAGGGgtcagggaggaggggctgggggaccccctgAGTCCAAGAGAGGAGGGACTGGGGGACTCCTAGGTCTGAGGGAGGAAGGACTGGGGAACCCCTGGGTgtgaaggaggaggagctggggcaCCCCTGGGCCAAAGGGAGGATTCTCACCCTGGcctctgcccacccacccacagTTCCCGCCCGCATTGTGAACATCTCCTCGCCCGTGACAGTGAACGAAGGGGGCAATGTGAACCTGCTCTGCCTCGCCATGGGGCGGCCAGAGCCCACTGTCACTTGGAGGCAGCTCCGAGGTGAGGCCCCCACCCTTGTTCCAGGCCCCTTAGCCTACTCCTGTCTGGGTCCCTCAACTCCCCAAATCCCTAGGTATAGATTCCCAAAACTGGCACCACCCCCTGTCCCTGACCCCTCAAGCCTTTTATCTGACGTGGACCAGTTTCTCCTTTATGCAGCCCTGTGGTCGCCTCCTCCCAGGAGGGCTCCATATTGATGCTGAGTTCCGTGCAGATAGGCCTAGTGCACTACGGCCCCAACTGCTGGGCGCAAGCCACCCTCCAGCCTCACCTACAGAGTAGCTGTGACTACAGGCGCGTGCTACCACACCTGTCAGCCTCCTCAGGCCCAGTGACAGTTGAGTTGCCTCTCTATTGAGCCCCAGATAACCTTGGCAGAGCTAGAGAGTTGAGCCCTTATCACAAACCACCCTGACTTGGACCATTTCTTCCAAATCACCTGAAGACCCCAAACCCAATACCCTCAGTCTTTTCCCCCCAACTCACAGGAAACCCTCCCCCGCCATATATACACACCACCAGATGATCTGAGCCAGTAGACCAGCCTCCTCCTGCCCCTGCTCCCATCCCCCCATCTCTGCTGGGCAGCCCTAGTTTGGCTTCTTAGAGTGTGATCCCTGGGCGGGGCGGGCAGTGTCAGCACCCACGAGGAGCCTTCAGCCATGCCCATCCTCAGGACCAGCCTAGACCTTTGGAGACTTTATTAGCTCCCTTGGAAGCCCAGAACACTATCAGCAGGTCTCAGACCCTTCCTTGGATCTCCCCCTGCTGTGTCCTCTGACTCCTGCAGTCCTGGTCTTGAGAATCTGGATACCCAAGCCCCCGAGTCTCCAAAGACCCCCCCCTCCAAGTCCCAAGCTGTTGTAAGACCCcagatgaggggccaggtggtggcacatttggttaagcgcacatattagagtgtacagggacccaggttcaagcccttggtccccacctgcaagggaaaagcttcacaaatggtgaaacagggctgcaggtgtctgtctctttccctatctattcccctttcccctctcaatttctctgtctctaccaataataaataaaaatatatttttttaaaaagtaagacccCAGATAGCATGGGTTGCTTGTCCAAATTCCCATGCTCCAAACTAGAGGCACCACTTTAGAACCTCCCTCACTGAGCCCACATTTCCTGAGTTTTTCTGAGTCCCACCATCCTGGAATCCACCCCTCCGGGTCTTCTGAGCCCCATGATCTGAGTCATGGGCTTCTACATCCCTAGCTTTTCTGGACCCCCCACATTCTaagcccctctcccctttccatgTGACCTCAGGGCCTCACTTTTAGGTCTCCACCCCCAACAGGAGTTCCAGCCCCCTTCCCCAGGACCTGGGCACCCAGGCCCTGCTGCGCTCGCCCCCCCGCTGATGTGTGTCCGTGTTGTACCCGTGTTGTCCCGTGTTAAGTGTCTGTGTCCGGcctcgccccctcccctcccctccccccgcagaCGGCTTCACCTCTGAGGGCGAGATTTTGGAGATTTCCGACATCCAGAGGGGCCAGGCGGGAGAGTATGAGTGTGTGACCCACAACGGGGTGAACTCGGTGCCCGACAGCCGCCGTGTGCTGATCACTGTCAACTGTGAGCACCCAGTGGCGTGGACGGAAGCGGGTGGCCCCCTGGATTCCCCGGGATCCAGGGTTCAGGGGCAGGGGAAGCCCAGGAAAGAGGGACATGGGGCTGAAGGACCCCTGGGACtgagggaggaggagctggggatCCCTGGAATCTGGAGAAGGACCCCGGGTCCCTTGGGTCTAAGGGAGGAGGGGGCCAGGAGACCCCTGAGTCTGAGGCAGGAGGTGTAGGGGACCCTTAGGTCGGAGGGATGAGGGGCTTGGGGACTCCTGGGTCTCAGGAAGGAGGGCTGAAGAACCCTGGGGTCTGGGAGAGGTGgatctgggggacccctgggtctgaggggtgaggggctgggggacccctgggtctgagAGAGGCGGGGGCGGGGGACCCTGGTGTCTGGGAAAGGAGGACCTGGGGACCACTGGgtcagagggaggaggggctcaAGGACTCCTGGATCTGATGGCAGATGGGCCGAGAGACCCCAGgatctgagagaggagggactgGGGCACCCCTGGGTGTGAAGGAGAAGGGACTGAGGACCCCTgggtcagaaggtggaagggctgtgGAGTCTGGACGCCAGCCTCAGAGGGAAGAGGTCCCACCTGGGTTGGCCTGTCTACTGACTTCTCGCCCCTCGCCAGACCCTCCGACCATCACGGACGTGACCAGCGCCCGCACAGCCCTGGGCCGCGCCGCCCTCCTGCGCTGTGAGGCCATGGCGGTGCCCCCCGCGGACTTCCAGTGGTACAAGGACGACAGACTGTGAGGACAGCACCAGCCCTGGCACACTCTGGGGGCGGGGCTCCTCGACCCTTGCATTGCTTGGGGGGAAGGGGGCTGAGGGAGCAGAATCCTGgagctggagagctgggggtgtCCAGAGGATGGAGGGGTGTCCCTTAACCCCCAGGAGACTTCATGAAAATTTAAGTCCCAGAGAGATCAAAGTCTCCTCGGGCTATTCAGGAAGAAGGTCTGGGGTGTGGGATGGGTGCGAGGATGTCAGGGGAacgctggaactgggatccagcAGGTTTAGGGTGGGGTGACTCGGTGGGCGTGGCCCTGAAGCTTTAGGGGACCTAGATCCCGAAGGTCGGAatcattggggtggggggggggcaaaatgCGAGATGAGTAAACAGGGATCCTGAGAATTGGGGGGAGAGGGGTTGTCTGGATTTTGTGACCCCCCTGGGGGTTCTATGGCCCGGCCCCTGACCCGAGTCCCTGGCAGGCTGAGCGGCGCCTCCGCAGAGGGCCTGAAGGTGCAGACGGAGCGCACCCGTTCAATGCTTCTGTTCGCCAACGTGAGCGCCCGGCATTATGGCAACTACACGTGTCGCGCAGCCAACCGGCTGGGAGCCTCCAGCGCCTCCATGCGGCTCCTGCGTGAGTCCCAGGGGGCGGGGCCCATGGTGGGGAGGGGCCTGCATGAGGGGCGGGGCCGTCGG
The DNA window shown above is from Erinaceus europaeus chromosome 2, mEriEur2.1, whole genome shotgun sequence and carries:
- the IGLON5 gene encoding igLON family member 5, with product MPPPAPGARLRLLAAAALAGLAVISRGLLSQSLEFSSPADNYTVCEGDNATLSCFIDEHVTRVAWLNRSNILYAGNDRWTSDPRVRLLINTPEEFSILITQVGLGDEGLYTCSFQTRHQPYTTQVFLIVHVPARIVNISSPVTVNEGGNVNLLCLAMGRPEPTVTWRQLRDGFTSEGEILEISDIQRGQAGEYECVTHNGVNSVPDSRRVLITVNYPPTITDVTSARTALGRAALLRCEAMAVPPADFQWYKDDRLLSGASAEGLKVQTERTRSMLLFANVSARHYGNYTCRAANRLGASSASMRLLRPGSLENSAPRPPGPLTLLSALGWLWWRM